A region of the Aggregicoccus sp. 17bor-14 genome:
GCCAACGTGCTGCGCAACACGATGCGCAACTGGGTGGGCCACAGCCTGCTGCTCCAGGGTGGCGATCAGTCCGTGGACCTGCGCGCCACGGTGGATGGCAACACCATCGTGGGCGACACGGCCTTCGCCGCGACGAGCCGCTCGCTGGGCAACGGCATCCGCGTGCTGATGGACCCGGACCCTGCGAACACCGCCCTGAGCGGCCGCGTGCTGCTCGCCAACAACACCATCCAGATGACGGGCCTCTCGGGCATCGACGCCACCGTGCGCCAGTCGCTCAGCTCCGCGGCCAACAACCGCCTGGACCTGCTGGTGCGCAACAACAACATCGACGCCCGCAGCGCGGTGGACCCGGCCAACGGCAATGCGCTCGCGGTGCGCGCCACGGGCGCCGGCAGCACGCTGTGCACCTCCGTGACCGGCAACACGCTCAACGGGGCGAGCTTCGGAGCCCTGTTCCAGCAGACCACCTCGGGCAGCTTCACCGTGCAGGGGCTCGCCACGGCCACCGTCGCCGGCGTGCAGAGCTACCTGACGGGCAACAACCCCACGGTGTCTCCGTTCCCCACGGCCTCCGGCACCTTCGCCGCGGCCACCGCCAACTGCAACGTGCCCTAGAAGGCCCTCCACCGCTCTGAGAGACTGCTCCCATGGCCGAACCCTTCCTCAGTGAAATCCGGTTGATGTCCTTCGTCTTCGCCCCCGTGGGCTGGGCGCTGTGCAACGGGCAGCTCTTGCCCATCAACCAGAACCAGGCGCTCTTCTCGCTCCTGGGCACCACCTACGGCGGCAACGGGCAGACGAACTTCGCGCTGCCGGACTTCCGCGGCCGCGTCCCCATCCACATGGGCGCGGGGCACACGCTCGGCGAGCGCGCGGGCGAACAGGCGCACACGCTGACGCAGTCCGAGATGCCCACGCACGCCCACCAGTTCCAGGTGTCCAACGCTCCGGCGGACCAGGCCTCGCCTGCTTCGAACGAGGCGCTGGCCCGGCCGCGCGTGCCGCTGTTCAAGGCGCCCCAGCAGCTGACCTCGCTGCACCCCTCGTCCGTGAGCAACGTGGGCGGGAGCCAGGCGCACCTGAACATGCAGCCCTTCCTCACCCTCAGCTTCTGCATCGCGCTGCAGGGCATCTTCCCCTCGCAGACCTGAGGAGCCCGCCCCATGGCCCAACCCTACGTCGGAGAGATCCGCCTCTTTGCCGGCAACTTCGCCCCTGCCGGCTGGATGTTCTGTGAGGGGCAGGAGCTGCCCATCTCGGAGTACGAGACGCTGTTCAACCTCATCGGGACCACCTACGGCGGAGACGGCCAGAACACTTTCTGGCTGCCGGACCTGCGCGGCCGCGTGCCTCTGCACCAGGGCAACGGCTTCATCCTCGCCGAGACGGGCGGCGCCGAGCAGGTCACCCTCACCACGAGCCAGATCCCGGCGCACACCCACGCGCTGCTCGCCGACACGCAGCCGTCGGAGACGTCCTACCCGGCGGGGGGCGTGCTCGCGGAGGCAGACGAGGACGTGTACGTGCAGGCGAGCGCGAACATCGCGCTGCACGCCACCTCGATGACGCCGGTGGGCGGCAGCCAGCCGCACACCAACTTCCAGCCCTACCTCTGCATCAACTACATCATCTCGCTCTTCGGGATCTTCCCGTCTCCCACCTGAGGTCCCGCCATGGCTGATCCCTTCGTCGCAGAGATCCGCATGATGCCCTTCAACTTCGCCCCGAAGGGCTGGGCCTTCTGTGACGGGCAGATCCTGCCCCTCTCGCAGAACACCGCCCTCTTCAGCCTGC
Encoded here:
- a CDS encoding phage tail protein produces the protein MAEPFLSEIRLMSFVFAPVGWALCNGQLLPINQNQALFSLLGTTYGGNGQTNFALPDFRGRVPIHMGAGHTLGERAGEQAHTLTQSEMPTHAHQFQVSNAPADQASPASNEALARPRVPLFKAPQQLTSLHPSSVSNVGGSQAHLNMQPFLTLSFCIALQGIFPSQT
- a CDS encoding phage tail protein, producing the protein MAQPYVGEIRLFAGNFAPAGWMFCEGQELPISEYETLFNLIGTTYGGDGQNTFWLPDLRGRVPLHQGNGFILAETGGAEQVTLTTSQIPAHTHALLADTQPSETSYPAGGVLAEADEDVYVQASANIALHATSMTPVGGSQPHTNFQPYLCINYIISLFGIFPSPT